TATCCGGTTAAATACAAAAGATTTTCCAGCAGCGTTAAAAACTATTAAAACCGCATTTGCGCAAGCAGCCCCATTATATCCGTTCGAATACAGTTTTTTGGACCAAAAATTCGATACACTGTATAAAACCGATCTTCGGCAACAACGTATACTTGGTCTTTTTTCAGGATTAGCCATATTTATTGCTTGTCTAGGCCTATATGGTTTAGCCTCCTTTACGGCCGCTAAACGAAACAAAGAGATCGGAATCCGTAAGGTACTTGGTGCTTCGGTGTCGGGCGTTACTACATTACTGTCGAGAGATTTTATAAAGCCCGTATTAGTTGCCTTGATAATTGCCTCCCCCATCGCCTGGCTAACCATGAACAAATGGTTGGAAGATTTTGCTTACCGCATCGAAATCCAATGGTGGATGTTTGTGCTGGCGGGACTAGTAACAATAGGTATCGCATTAATTACGGTAAGCTGGCAAGCTATCCGCACAGCGATAGCTAATCCGATAAACAGCTTACGGGACGAATAAAAAGTAGATACAAAAAAAGCTCTAACTTTCGTTAGAGCTTTTAAGTCGGGGTGGCAGGATTCGAACCTACGACCTCCACATCCCAAATGTGGCGCGATACCGGGCTACGCTACACCCCGAAAAGGTATCACCTTTGTTTTGTGTGGCACAAATATCGAATCATTTTTTGACTTTGTCAACACCCTATAGAAAATTAATCACTAAACGACTGATTGATTGCAGAATATTTTTATCAAAAGAATATATTCCGTTGTATTTAGCAATCAAAAAACCACTCCACATAGCCTACAAAGGAATATTCAAAATATCTTTAGATTATCCGTTTCATTTTCATATCTTTGCATCCGATTTGAATATCAGTCAATAGTTTTTTAAAAAAGTATTTTTATATTCAGAAAATAAGTCGTAATATTGCATTCCGATTTTTACAGGATATAAATCGTTAATAATTACTCGAAATCATGGATTTAGTAAAATTTGTAGAAGAACAAGCGGTAGTAAAGAATGAAATTCCCGCTTTCAAAGCTGGAGATACCATCAGCGTTCATTATAAAATTCGCGAAGGAAATAAGGAGCGTGTACAGGTGTACCAAGGTGTAGTAATTCAATTAAACAGCGAAGGTGCTAACGCTACTTTTACCGTTCGTAAAATCTCAAACGGTGTAGGTGTTGAACGTATTTTCCCTGTAAACTCACCAAACATTGAAAAAATTGAAGTAAACAGCTACGGTAAAGTTCGTCGCGCGAAATTATTCTATTTACGCGGCCTTACTGGTAAAGCTGCTCGTATTAAATCGAAAAGAATCTAATTACGACTACCACGGCATAAAAAAAGGCTTTGAAATCATTCAAAGCCTTTTTTTATGCCCTATCGCCCGTAGCTTCCAAAACGCAGGTCATACAAACCACTGCTTCTGTAATAAATTTAGGACAATTATATATTGTTTCCTAAAATCACCCCCTCCTCTTTGCCGCGCTAAAACATTTTACTTACTTTTAGCTTCGTATCTGAAAGGTAGAATCGTAGATGATCACAATAGTAAAAAAATCCTAATTTTGTTCCATCTTCACTTTGCTGCCGTTAAAAATCAAACTGTATCTTGATGAGAATTATAGCTTTTATCCTTGCTTTTATAAGCTATTCGACCTTTACTTTTGCACAACGGAATCTGAATGAATTTCTTCAGTTACAGTCGCGCCCTGAAACCTATTATGTACACCCAGCAACAGATGCAATCACGATTGACGGAAAGGACGATGAGGCTTCCTGGTCAAAAGCGCCATGGACAGACTCTTTTAAGGATATTGAGGGATTAAATAAGCCTGTTCCTACTTTTAAGACGCAAGTCAAGATGCTTTGGGATAAAGAAAATCTTTATCTTTTTGCCAAGCTTCAAGAACCTCATATCAAAGGATATTTAAGACAGAAAGATACAATCATCTATCATGACAATGATTTTGAGATCTTTCTCAAGCCAAATCTATTCTCTCCGGAATATATAGAGATTGAAATAAATGCATTAAATACAGTTATGGATCTTTTGATGACTAAACCTTATCGCTTTGGCGGTAGGGCTAATCTAAATTGGGACACAAAAGATATTGAAACTGCAGTCTATCATGCCGGGTCCATCAACAATCCACAAGACAAGGATGAATTTTGGACTGTGGAAATGAAAATACCTGTAAAAAGTCTAAAATACTTTGGCGAAGGAAATCAGATCAAAGCAAATGAAACCTGGAAGATAAACTTCTCACGCGTTCAGTGGCATTATGACAATACCGAAACTATCTATAGCAAGAGAAAAGACAACAGGGGTAAGACGCTCGCGGAAGAGAACTGGGTATGGTCTCCAATCGGCCTCGTTAATATGCATTACCCTGAGCGATGGGGACATATAAAATTTGTTAACGATACAAACCATCAACCTATCGATGAGCAATTCCTCGCGCTCGAAAAAGTTACCTGGAATATCTTTTACCTGCAACAGATCTATAGA
The Sphingobacterium multivorum genome window above contains:
- the rplS gene encoding 50S ribosomal protein L19, whose protein sequence is MDLVKFVEEQAVVKNEIPAFKAGDTISVHYKIREGNKERVQVYQGVVIQLNSEGANATFTVRKISNGVGVERIFPVNSPNIEKIEVNSYGKVRRAKLFYLRGLTGKAARIKSKRI
- a CDS encoding carbohydrate-binding family 9-like protein, translated to MRIIAFILAFISYSTFTFAQRNLNEFLQLQSRPETYYVHPATDAITIDGKDDEASWSKAPWTDSFKDIEGLNKPVPTFKTQVKMLWDKENLYLFAKLQEPHIKGYLRQKDTIIYHDNDFEIFLKPNLFSPEYIEIEINALNTVMDLLMTKPYRFGGRANLNWDTKDIETAVYHAGSINNPQDKDEFWTVEMKIPVKSLKYFGEGNQIKANETWKINFSRVQWHYDNTETIYSKRKDNRGKTLAEENWVWSPIGLVNMHYPERWGHIKFVNDTNHQPIDEQFLALEKVTWNIFYLQQIYRNDKKRYATSIQELSKLYPEIINEHKNYEIVFSNSTNFYRIEIKSKAQPTLKTTIDSQGNIYF